The DNA region AATTCAATAAAAGCAACATTTTACAAACGTTTAATAAttactagcatttgcctacacactttgtgtgtatgaatacatttttttagaaagtgataaggagagagggagagagagaaaacttggggggagtgggaggtttttgttttttatttttttgattttgttttatttttgatttttgattttttaatattggaggtattttaacatcacttgtaggtgaggctttaataaaaaacagtaaaatttggacctatgaaattatattatttcccatcatttttttgtgtgatagactaatttatattttcacatttttttagttgacaaagaggatttcattaattagtagaaATAAGGTGCGTTGGATCATAGCTGTAAAGATCTGTAATCTCTTCATAATTCAAACGTTACATCCACTCCTAGTCTCCTAATTCCATCCTATAGTCAAATTTAACATCTTCATAGATTCTATTGGAATCTGTACTTGTCTGATTTTTGTATCAAAATTCgctctccttttcttcataGTATCGCACTCAATTGTActaaatcatatttttttttaaatttctggACCCCTATACGTGGAAACAGGCACGGCCCAAAAATTATCCTAATTAAGGTGACACCAATGTTCCACTTAATTAAATATTCAACATACCAATTACCACCAGATGATAATCCACGCCACACGAGCaaacttttttccttttctttgatgATGCACACAATTGACAATTGGGACACTTCGAACCAACGTTCTTCTATGGGACCTACGAATTGTAGACCCCTTGATTTAAAGATACACACGCACTTAGCtaatatatgattatatatatatcatcatcaccAATAATAACCCGTTCAAAAAGTTAAGCAAAAAAGATGCTCTCAATCAAGAGTAAGTGATTCTCTCTTTACTATTGCAACGTTTCACCAATTCTTGGACAAGAAAATCCCATTACCAGATTctttcattaaatattaaatcTCGGAAGATCAGTGGCCTTAATTAACTTCACCCAAAGCCAATGTCCTGGTCTATATAAACAccccttgaggcttcccattctCATAGCCAAATATCATCACTTCCTACATATGTTTCCTAAGAAGAGTAgtgatatatatttatatgcatatgtGTAGTAGCTAGCTAGGGcattagggttttgggttttgggtgggGCCCAAATGGAGCTCCCTCCACTTCAACTCTGAAAGGAGGTGATGGTAGACCACGACTGCTAGTTCATGAATGCCCCTGGATGCGCACGATAATGTTGAGTGTACGCATACTAAGGGTTTGCATGAGATAGGAGACGAGACTACCTTGAACTTTTTGGTATTGGAGTGAAGGGAGCTCCTAATGGTCTTCCTAAAGTTTTTCGTTCTTTCTTATTTCTAAGTTTGTGCGTGCTTGCGTCTTTTATTCTCCCTCCTTTGTCTAAGCATGTAGGTGTGATGGTTAgacttcaaatatttttagCACTAGACTTGCACTTGCAGTAAGAGCTAGTCTGCCTCTTCTGTTCCTCTCCTCCTCAGACTCATGAAAAATCACGATGGTGGTCCAACCTAATTTCTCTCTATTTATATATCTGGTGAAATCGATGCCCCATTTTGTATTTGCATGACAATGTGcttaattatgttttttttttattttttattttttattttaattaacatTATTGCTTAGTTGCTTGGTCAATTAGATTACAGAAAGTTGCGATTTAAGGCATTGAGACTTGAATACTCTCGTGACCCTGCAGGTGTGATTTTGGAATTGTTATACATGGCCTGCCATTTTTCATGCTAAATGGGGACTCTGTCGTGGGAACATCCGCTTCTTTCTTGCTTGAGGGCAACTCCACAGGTGTGGATAGCCCGATGGATGGGCAAGGATTTAATACAattgcccccccccccccccccccgggcgCGGCTCTAGCCTACGTGGATGATTGGACTGAAGGGGGCCCCGAGAGCCTGAGGTCTGTGTGATGCTTGGCTgacatattttaaaattaataaaaatttaaaaatttaaaaaaattgatttaatttttctataaatatgttatcattatcttccaacttacaccacaattttatattttctcaaatacttgggttgtaatttcttatttattgacACGTGATACAACGAGACcgattaaaaatcctatccgaaattacaaataatttttttttataaaataaaaattgctaatattttattgtctaTTTTCATGGCTATTCAATTTAaaggtggagatgcaaaagacaattactgttcattaaaggtagttactgttcatttgagGAGATTGAATAGGAAATTGCCCTAGGGGGCCTTCCTCATGCTAGAGTTGCTCTGATAGCGGGACCTTCCAATCACCAACATCAACAAAGTACTCCCCGAATCGTGCTGGATAGTCACCGCCATCACACGACTCTCAAACCTAGCCGTGGTGAATCCCGGAGGACAAAGTGAAGGCATTTGATTCTTGCCCCATACTTAAGCTAGGATGTGCCTGATATATAGACGGTTATTATTGGACAAATAGAAAAACTAGATAAAATCATCCTTAAATATAAtaaggcatatatatatatgtgtgtatatatatgtatgtatgtatttatgtatatatatatatgtatgtatgtatgtatgtatgtatgtgtatatataatatggTCCCATTTTATGTACAATTTGAATGTACAAGTTTTCCTTCGAGTGACACTGAATTATTCCCTACTATTCAAATTCTTCATTTGTAATTATACATCGATCTACTAGTTCTCCAATTATTCGGGAAAATTGAAAAGCAAGCTGCATGCAGTTTACAAAGTACAGTAGTGGACTGcaagttttcctttaaatgaaAAATAACGTGATGATCAAGATGCCAAATACACAGTTATGGATCTGCTGTCTCCAACTACGTGTCTCTTTTGTGTctcctttatatttttttgaCATGTGTTCTCTAACTTAACCAAAACTTAACAttgttaaattttattattttgtgttgaaaaaaaaaattagaccaGTTATATTATCTCTTCCCCCATCTTCTTACCGACGACCAAGGCACCCACCCTTCCGCCATCTTCTCATAGACTCCGGCGTCCCTCcatctcctcctcttccttcgTCTCCCTTTGCTCCTCCATCCTTCTCTATTTTAGCCCAAACAATTGCTCTCTCCAACTAAAATCAATGACACCGACTCCAATTTGAAGGCCTACATACCCGATTATATGAAACTCAAagtttatccttatcgttaaaactcaaagttttcaaataattttcattagttttcctaaaaatcaaaacacttttttcttttcttttcttttcggtATAGCCGATCAAGATATTATATTGTTGAGGAAGAAAAAGCAATCCAGTATAATGAGAACCAAACTGGAAGCGAGAAACAGTAAAAGGTACCGAAGGATCATGCAATACCGAACTACACACAAAGCCATAGTCGTTGAATTATTAATGGCGGTTTCTTCTTCAGTCGACCGCGGTTGGGAATGACGGcaagttttcttttttatttttggcttaAAGGCATGGGTTGTCACGTCACACTTTAACGGATTCCTAATGAAAAGGTTAACAAAAGTATGAAAGTGtcacaaaattcaaactttagaTTAAAGTGGGATGGAAAAAAATTTAAGTATGAAAGTTAAAATTTCACGATACTTAAGGGTAGTAAAGTGAGAATTATCCAAAAAAACTTTTTAACTTCAAGCATGCTTAAAGAAAAATACCTAGATATAGAAAACATAGAGCTTATAGATTGAAGGTGGATGAATTGAAGGAACGATGtgtgagattttttttcttcttatttatgTAATCTAGGTGTTGACAACAAGTTTAGTTTTGATCAAAGTTTAATTTTCAAATAGTATTAACTATAGTTCTTAATTATATTTGGTAGACATATACTTTTCTGAAAATATAAAGCTACCGtaacattttttgtttaattatgaAATGGTTTGAATCAGGTTACCATGGCCTCCCATAAGGTTGAAGATGGTAACCTAGCTGTCAAATGCAAATAGATGTCTAATAAATTTTCAACGATACTTGCTCAAATTTCAATGACACAGAGTGAGGAAGAAAATGACATGTTTTCTTCCCATATATTCTTATGAACAGAGGAAAGTCACACGGGGGGCGGGGGGAAGAAGACTGACAAAGAAAATttgggaaggaaaaaaaaaggaggagaagAGGAAAAAAGTGAACCGTCACAAACTGAGTcatacacaatttttttttttttttttaaagcttagATAGAGTTATGCATACTGTGGTTGCATGTATTTTCCTTGGATTGCAGAAAAATCTACCAACCAATCAAACGGTGAGCATGAACTCATATATAGCTCGTAGCTAAACGCAATTCTTTTTTTGGTCTGATGGTTGGCTTCGCACATTTACTCTTTGAATGGAGAATCTTACAAAACGTACAGATGCTTTTATATATCACCACCATCTTTACGGTGCAGCCTTAAATTATAAAGTTTTATACATCAATTAAGTAACTCGTAATATAATTAACATCTATACCTAAACAAACCCCCAATTTATGATTCCGttaattctttttctttattaacCCATTTACTCATATTCACATTAACCCATCCCTAAAAAATGAGCTGCCCAAAGTCTATTTAACTCATTTAGAGCacctccacccctaaaaattgGGTTAATAAAAAATGAGTTGGGCAAGAGTCTAGTcatttagagcaactccacttCTAAAAATGAGCTGGCCCAAAGTCCATATAATCTACCAAACTAAATGGTAATTGACCAAGTGCATCTTTACTTCTAAAAATTGAGCTAAGCAAGAATCTAGTCAATTcgaattaaaatattattaattttttttatagataataaaaaataatttatttttaatttcggataggatttttcaccaatcttgtcacgccacgtgtcattattcgAAAATACaatttttgtggatagattttcaAGTAGAATTTTAAccagtttaaataaagtacccaatttaataaattttcattttattttttctgtattttaaaacaatttttaagaatttttattaagttaattaatctggattgttggatttaaagaaaaaaaatgaaatctaACAACCCAAAATTGAACATGTGGAGTGAGCTCGAGGAGTGTGGAGGGGAGAAATTGCAGCAGACATGCCGACAGTTCCAGGTTCAGGGAGGGTGGACAAAGCCTCCATTTCAAACAATTAAAGTCAACTGTGATGGGGCTTGGTATAAGCAAACGGAAAGGGGTGGATTTGGGTGGGTTGCTAGAGATTTTGTGGACATTTTTAAAAGAGCTGGAGGGGTAGGGAATATCTTATGTGAATCTAGTTTGATGGCCAAAATGGAAGCGATGAGGGCGGCTTTGTTGACTTATGTGGAGAGAGGCTTTGGGATAGTTCAAGTAGAAACTGATTCGAAGGTAATGGTGGACATGCTAAATGGTGTTTTACAACCGGAGGCTGTCATGGAAGGTGTTATATGAGACATTCATCATATTAAGCAGCAATTGAGTtcaattgaatttctttttacTCCTCGAGCCTGCAATGGGACTGCACATTTGGTGGCAACTTATGTCAAACGTGTGGAGGAATGATTTGAACTGAAATAGTTGTTTAATACTCCTGATTTATGATGTAAATATTTCAATTCATATCAAATAATACTACTATATCTTTGGaaaaaagaaaccaaaatcTAGCCGTTGAGAGTGCCAGTGTGCCACTGATCTATATCTAAAGCTAGAATCggccttctctttgaaaataggTAATAGTTAAATTATCTATTGAATCCCTGAGCCAGATTTTTCTTACCTTTATCAAAAGAAGAAATGTAGAAAGATGCCGTTGTCTGCCATTAACAGTCCCTGTTTCCAAAACCAACCCAATGCATCCAACTTTCTTCAGAAATTAATAAATAGAAAATCTAACTCTCCGATTTTCTTCAGACCCCCCATTAATGTCCATATTTATTTCTCAATCCTATCCTGTGGTCCTCTCTCACCAACTAGGGTTTCTTTCCCATTACTCCCAtgagcccccccccccccccccacatcTCTATTTAAAGTCCCTTTAGACCACAATCCCTCTTCATAAGTAGAACTAGGGTTTCTCTTCACGACTAGGGTTTGTCTTTTAGTTTGTAGATCTGTAGAAGTGAGTAAATGGGAGCTCCCTTTGATTCAAAAGCAGGAGGGAGAGAGGGTCTTACACTGCTGCTGGTTCATGGATACCTCTGGGGTGCGCACGGTAAGGAAACTGCGCAGTTTAAGGGTTTGCATGACCCAGGAGATGTGAATTCCTTCTCCTCTCCTTTCTTGGATTGAAGGGAGCTCCGATACTATTTGCCTGTCCTGTCtctctcattttatttcaatttattcgttaattttatgaaactataattatatgtatgtatgtataaataTTGCTGACCTGTAGTGTTTTTTGCGAAGGTTTTTGTGACTTCAGGGTTCGTAAGAAATTTAGCCTGAAATACGTTGAAGGGCATGCATATGCAGATCCGGACGGAGCACCATATTATTTAGTTTCTCTTTTGCTTGTGTAAATCTACGAAATCCAAATGTTTTTTGTTATCCAAATTTGCCAGGGAATGTTCAGGGAGTTTTTACAGACTGCGTAACTCTGTaaactaattaaataaaaattaattatgtaTTAACAACAACACCGTATCCATCGTTCTGGTTCTGGATCTGATCCTAGATGGCCGTAGACAATACTTGTAAACTGTGTATTTTGGTCTGattattttatgtattaatATATAAACACATTCAATGAATTAATCTTCTAATATAACAAATACTTTCTCTGGAAATCTCATCTTTCTTTTCCGATTACAATGTTGAACATGGCGTTGgcgctttcttttttttcttttttataaaatgaataTTGGATTTCGCTGCAGGTGCCATATTTGAATGTATAGCTAAATATATAAGATTGTCACATCCGCCTTGATGATTTGGTCAATCGCCATTGTCTGCCTGACTCGATAAAAATAATGTTCATCATCTCATTCATCACGGGTATATTGTATACTTCATGTAACCTGATACACGTTTTTTGATCGGATTATTCAATCCAAACAAAAGGATGACTTTCTCATACTCCAAACTCCAATTTTTGTTATGTTGTAAATAgcgtaaaaaaattattttagctaCTCAATTCAACTTTTCATTACTATTTTAACAAGTTTTCATTAACATGCAAAATCAAAAGGTTACTGTTTTTCTCCTCTCTCAGATGactcttataatttttttaatatctaaGAGCATATCctaaactccgcctatgtaagtttatcttacattgccagtctca from Malus domestica chromosome 01, GDT2T_hap1 includes:
- the LOC139198302 gene encoding uncharacterized protein, which encodes MWSELEECGGEKLQQTCRQFQVQGGWTKPPFQTIKVNCDGAWYKQTERGGFGWVARDFVDIFKRAGGVGNILCESSLMAKMEAMRAALLTYVERGFGIVQVETDSKVMVDMLNGVLQPEAVMEGVI